In Apium graveolens cultivar Ventura unplaced genomic scaffold, ASM990537v1 ctg8759, whole genome shotgun sequence, the genomic window TAATACACCCCCCTTGGGATTCCACTTGTATGTTGGATTGAAGAGCGCATCACTAGAGCTCATCACAGGGGAAATATTCCATTAGAATCAGGATGAAAGTTTTAAGAATAAAAGGGTTTTATTAATTTGGCATCGGTCAAAATAGATTGGATTCCAAATCAAGCCATTTAATCTATTAAATTTTTAATACATTGGGACTTAGTATGTTAATTGTTAATAAATTTAAGTCAAGACATGATTTTCTTTAGAAATATAATCATGTCAcaatttatatgtatatatgacTAAATATAGAAAAAGAAGGCAGAGAAAGATGAACACAAGAGTACAGTTAACTGTGTGCATTGTCTATACTACTACAGAGCAAGATAATGAACACAAGAATACAGTGAACTGTGTGTATTGTCTATACTACCACTTCTGCTGCATTTTCTGTTGTGCTTTGTTATACAAGAAGGAAGAGTAAGTCTCTTTATATAAAAAAACATAGCTTCTCTTTAAAGCTTGCTTTTGTCACTTGGTGGCTCCTCTTGCTACATTAATTATGATGTCACCATTGTGATATGATCTCACTTGTGTCATATCCTAGCTAATATTTAACAAATCATGATatatgaatttttttattttggaAATTTGAATGAAGATAGAGGTGCATTTGCATAATGATTCTTTGTTTTGTTTGAGATTTATAAAATTAGTCAATGATTATTTCTTCACTGAAaagaattattttatttgatgCAAGGTGTGCAGTGACAAATTCTCCACTATGGACTTACCAGAAGAATTGATTGCTGAAATTATATCAAGAACTCCTGTGAGGACAATAGTGTCATGCAAAAGCGTGTGCAAAAGATGGTGTAATATAGTTTCAGAACCATTTTTTTCGCGTCTGCATCTCTCTATATCATCTAAAATGCTTTTACTTCATCAAGGAGACGCCGAGGACGTAGATGATGACAATGATGGTGACCTTGCAGTGGTTGAACTAGATGACCAACATCACCAACATGATATTCATCACGAGCCTATGATGAGATTTTCCCCGGGACTTGCCTTGGGAGACTATGTGGGGTTAATTGGATCAGTTAATGGGTTAATATGCTTAGAAGATAGTTATGATGATTCAGCATATGTATGCAATCCAATTACACAAGAGTACATACGCCTTCAAGATTCCGAGTACACCAGAGTATCATATTTAAAGGGATATTATGGCTTTGGACTTGTTGAATCGAACCAACAGTACAAGATTGTACGTTTTTATAAGGGTAGATTTCCTTCAACTGAATATGACCTAGGGAGCGAGGTTTATACGCTTGGAACCGGCATGTGGAGAGATCTAGGACATGTCCCCTTCCATCTGAATGAACATGATAGGGGTCACTATGTCAGTGGCCGCCTCCATTGGTTAGCTGGTGAACTAATATGTGCTTTCGATTTGGATAGAGAATTATTCGTCCAGGGAAGCTCCTCCACGGGCTCCTGGAATACAGATCATTTAGCATCTTGGGAGTCCATAATCATTTTAGGAAACTTGGGAGGTACTTAAAGGTTGCTTGTGTATATGTGATATAACACTATAGTCTGAACTTTCTATTTGGTGAAGAGAGATTATGGCGTGGAAGATAGTTGGAGTAAAAAACTCATCATCACTCCTAATCCTCCAGTACATGAAGGTATAAATACCGACATGGTTCGGCTTCTTAAAGTTCTCCAAAGATGGGAACATCTTAATGTATTGTGACCAACTTCAATTGTTCACTTATCATCCTCAACATAAAACATTGCGACATCACATTTTCCGGAGGTGAGTTCTCACATTTGGTGCGATGACTTATGTCCCGGTTTTATCAGTCTAGAGAGGAGTTTTCACCTTGGAGGGTGTCAAATAGATGGGAGTCTCCCTCAAGTAGAGACTGACTTCATAAACCGAATAGAGCAAAACAGGATCGAAAATAGGGCCGAGTCCGAGCAGTCTCCCGAGTACTAGGCCGAGTAATCTAAGTTGTTGAACATTGCTTATTTACTGCAAAAATACAAGGTTTTTAACTAGTTCCATTTCAAGAACAAGTTATGTTTTAAGCTTTCTAGTTGTTTATCTAATATTTGTATGTACCtcctaatttcaaaatttaataattacTGTAGGCTGCGAGATAACTTAGCATTTAGTGCTTGACATTTTATAACATTTACATATCATATAAATGATTTTATGTCTGTATGCTTGTAAATTGCTCTTGGTTGCTTCTGGTTTTCATGATTCATAGTATTATTTCCCTTCATCTTGATGAGtgtagtttattttatttattcagcTTTGGCCTAGCTTTGTTGGGCTTTGGTTTTAGGTCAAATTTGGTGGTCATACTTTAAATTTTTCATTTAGGAAGGCCTTGTTAAACTTCTGTGTAGCTAAGTTGCAGCTTTTGAATTATACAGCTGGGTTTTACATTTGTAATCCTATCTTACATTATGTTACTTGTATAAGTTATCCACACGGAAGAACTGTAAGATTAGAGGCATATTTCTTTTAGAGtggcttttcatttgtagatgtTAGTATTTCCCTAAAATTAGTGTTAACCAAAGCGAGTTGGGTTAAGAAGTAAGTTTAAGTCAAATGACAAAAATGCATAAGTTCATTCGGGGTTATGTATGTGAAAGTGAAAGAAAATCACAAAACCAGTTTAATTAACCTTAAAACTGTGTCTGATAACATATACTATAAGTGCTCTCGCTGCTCTGTCTGCGCTAGAAGCTCAAAAGTGTTCATCGGATTTAAATGTATCCTGAAAGCTTTAAAGCTGTTAGGGCTACTCTGGTTTATCTTGATTTTCAACTTGTTTCTCGATATCTTGATTTTAATAGTTAGGAATTATGATGTAGTATGTGTCTATGACAATCTTCATTGCTTAGTTTATGATCCAAAAGGCCATTATGGAAGTTTGTGTACTTTCAGTTCGAAGAAAGTTTGCTGTTCAATTAACTGCCTATGTTCCTGGGTTTGTGGGAAACTCTAACAAAGTAGGTGCTTGTTGTATATGTGACTTCTTTGACTCAGCCATTATGATTAAGCAATGGTCGTTTGAGTATCACATTACAGTTTCGCCCTGTGGGAATTTATATGCTACAGTGATTTTTTCCCCTCCAGTAATCATCCTCAAATTAAGACACTGCAAAAACTTGACAATTTCATAAGCCTCGTTGTAGTTTGTAATTGATGCAAATGTTCAAATTCCAAGTTTATCGGGCTCGAGTTTGTATATGGTGGTATACTTTTGGAGGTCACACAGCCTAAACGTGAGGCTGCCTGGGGTGTCACATGGGATTAAAACATAGTTTACtattttatctaaattatttTAATCTAAAAAAACACTACAAATTAGCGATATTTTGTAAATTTGAACCTAACTCCTTTTTATTATATCATTTTATTGTAAGAAAAAATTTATGAACACGACGATGCTATTTACAACTATGACATACTTGAATTTAGCAAACGAACGGATCTGAGCCGTCCAGATCAAGTTTAGCTTAATTTTCTTTTTTTAGATGAGCTGAATTTAATAAACTAACGGAAAGTGATGTTCAAGATCGGCTCTTTATTATATGAATTCGAGCCGAATTTGAACAAACTCGAGTTGTCCCCTAATATTTCACATGTATTTTTTACTCGACcgaatttaaaatataatttttagttttacAAATTGCATCAAGATCAAATactagtttttattttataatgatATATATACAAACACTCTACCCATATTTCTAATCTAAATCATTTTTTTCAAGTTGTGTTTTAAGAACATAaacaatttattttaaatttttgagTTTTATTTTAGAAATCATACAttacttattttttttaaaaaaaattcaataatAACGGCATTTACACATATAATCGAAATTGAACAAACGTATGATCATATCGTTTGAATCCTTCGTTCTTTGATAGGCAACCAAGTAATTTTTTAAAGAGATATGTACATGTTGTAATATTTCAGTTGTTGTTTTGAGCAATCAACCATAGATGCATCATAAACCTTTATCACTTAATCAATATCATGAAATTTCTGCAGAATTGTAATCCCAGACATATGACCAACAAGAAATAAAAACCAAACTCTCACAATTAAGGAGAAACTAAACAAACCCAAATAAATTGGTAACCAAGGAAAAATGGAAACTAAATCAAGAAAAACAAGATTGAGGCTATTTTGAGATGGCTACTCAATAGAGAGCGAAAGAGAGTTTGTACGTTACATTTTAAAATGTCCATGTCGAAATGTTATTATGTTTAGATATTTTGCTTAAGTTTAATTTTTATAAATCACAAGTTATttaatgattttataaaaatattaaaaattggAGATGAGTTGGTAACAATATTGGATAGTTTCATTATGAAAAAACTAAGTGTTTAATTTAGAAATACAAgcaaattttctaaaatatttaaaaaaattattaaattatgagaaaaatgtaataataacaatatttaagtgatcaataataatttattatttataatatatatgaacttTATATGAGTCGAGTTCGAGTCAAGTCTGAGTCGATTACGAGCTAAACAAGCCGAGTCAGAATCCAGCAAACAAAAAGCTCGGCTCAATTATTCATTCGAATTCATTTTCATATTCTTGATCGCCCTCGTTTAGAATACTGAACCGAATCGAGTTTACGTAAACAAGTCAATCCTGAATTTCGTTTACGAACATCTCTTCTCATTTACGGTCCTACTATTAATTGTAATATTCATCTCACTTgattatttacttattatttagtAAGTTAATCAAATATATTAAAAACAATATTTGTCCAGTTTTAATTTGTATTTAATCATTAAAATATAGAAATTTTCTAACCGGTCTTGTAAAAATTGGAAATTGGACTTTATCAGTAGCGGGACCGTCTAGTTAGGGCTGTAATTCGGGCCGAGCGAGCCGAGTTTCGAGCAGGGCGTAATTCGAGCCGAGATtaatcgagtcgagtcgagccggctcgtttagttaaacgagccTAAACCTCTGTccgaactcgactcgtttaattttacgagtcgagtcgagccggcTCATTTAGCTAAACGAGCCGGTTTTTTTACGAGTCGGGCGAGCCGGCTCGTTTAATTTTACACTTAATCGAGCCTAAATCTTACCCGAACTCGtctcgtttaatttcacgagtcgagccgagccggCTCGAGTAATTAACGAGCCGGAACCTCTACCCGAGCTcggctcgtttaactaaacgagccGAGTCAAGCCCACTTAAACGAGTTCGAGCCGGGCGAACTCGCGAGCCGCCGACTTGAATTACAGCCACAGTCTAGTGATTAATCGGCTAATCAGGGATTGATCAAAATGATTAACTGAGTCATTAATTAGAACTAATTTAATATTAGTTTTagatataaatattaatatatgtaattgtttatttattttgattatacatatacaatttttattattatatttatataaagaAATTTTAAATATGTCCCACTATTAaagtaaatataatttttgagATGTAACTTATGAACTGAGATCAATTTAAGATGAAAAATTAAGAAAGTTAAATAGTAATTATGTGTTTAAGagaataataattattttttaatttttatcatttatacttttaattttttgatttatattttttatattttttaccAATGAGTCTGATTTTTGACCAACTAACCTGATTTTTCACGTATTAACCGCCGATTCatacttttaattttatttatatatatatatatatttttaattttttaccGGTGAATCCAATTGTTTA contains:
- the LOC141705303 gene encoding F-box/kelch-repeat protein At3g06240-like, with amino-acid sequence MDLPEELIAEIISRTPVRTIVSCKSVCKRWCNIVSEPFFSRLHLSISSKMLLLHQGDAEDVDDDNDGDLAVVELDDQHHQHDIHHEPMMRFSPGLALGDYVGLIGSVNGLICLEDSYDDSAYVCNPITQEYIRLQDSEYTRVSYLKGYYGFGLVESNQQYKIVRFYKGRFPSTEYDLGSEVYTLGTGMWRDLGHVPFHLNEHDRGHYVSGRLHWLAGELICAFDLDRELFVQGSSSTGSWNTDHLASWESIIILGNLGGT